A region from the Curtobacterium sp. MCBA15_012 genome encodes:
- a CDS encoding NmrA family NAD(P)-binding protein, whose protein sequence is MTTTVLVAGATGDLGTRIVRALLTHDAHVRVLTRSASSPAAARLVAEAGGDGPTAGESRLSVVEASYDDHAALVTALAGVDVVVSAVSGTRPVIVDAQTALLRAAVDAGVRRFVPSDYSADYRSTTPGTNRNFELRREFAATLDAAPVRATSVLNGAFTDMLTGQAPMILFGRRRVLFWSSADQVLDFTTKDDVARTTAHVALDHEAPRVVEVAGDRVTARSVADTLSRLTGTRFRTQWAGTTGTLSAMARIGRRLSSDDPADPFPAWQGMQYFVTMFSGEGELHHVRDDRYGDEHWTTVRDVLAAHLGTDRA, encoded by the coding sequence ATGACCACCACCGTCCTCGTCGCCGGCGCCACCGGCGACCTCGGCACGCGCATCGTCCGTGCCCTCCTCACCCACGACGCCCACGTCCGCGTGCTCACCCGCTCGGCGTCGTCGCCCGCCGCGGCGCGGCTCGTCGCCGAGGCCGGCGGGGACGGTCCCACCGCGGGGGAGTCGCGGCTCTCGGTGGTGGAGGCGTCCTACGACGACCACGCCGCGCTCGTCACCGCGCTCGCCGGGGTCGACGTCGTCGTCTCGGCGGTCAGCGGCACCCGACCGGTCATCGTCGACGCGCAGACCGCGCTGCTCCGCGCCGCGGTGGACGCCGGGGTGCGACGGTTCGTGCCGTCCGACTACTCCGCCGACTACCGGTCCACCACCCCGGGGACGAACCGGAACTTCGAGCTCCGCCGCGAGTTCGCCGCCACGCTCGACGCCGCCCCGGTCCGGGCGACCTCGGTGTTGAACGGTGCGTTCACCGACATGCTCACGGGCCAGGCGCCGATGATCCTGTTCGGACGGCGCCGGGTGCTGTTCTGGTCCTCCGCCGACCAGGTGCTCGACTTCACCACCAAGGACGACGTCGCCCGCACCACCGCGCACGTCGCCCTCGACCACGAGGCCCCGCGCGTCGTCGAGGTCGCCGGCGACCGCGTCACCGCACGCAGCGTCGCCGACACCCTGTCGCGCCTCACCGGCACCCGGTTCCGCACGCAGTGGGCCGGGACCACGGGCACCCTCTCCGCGATGGCACGCATCGGACGCCGCCTGTCCTCCGACGACCCCGCCGACCCCTTCCCCGCGTGGCAGGGCATGCAGTACTTCGTCACCATGTTCAGCGGCGAGGGGGAGCTCCACCACGTGCGCGACGACCGGTACGGCGACGAGCACTGGACCACGGTCCGCGACGTCCTCGCCGCCCACCTCGGCACCGACCGCGCCTAG
- a CDS encoding CPBP family intramembrane glutamic endopeptidase, giving the protein MTNRTDHHTNRTGRPTTGPDDTTGRPTTGTDHTADPGLRGLVARHPLLSFAVLALGLSWLAWVPYILSPHGLGVWDLHFPEFLGTAQFTGILPGALLGPLGSAFLVTALADGRPGLRRWVGRLWRWRVSWRWYALALVVVPALVVLTGLPFAGGQVQAPSALALLALVPGLVVQVFSTGLSEEPGWRDFALPRLQERFGPLGSAAVLGPLWALWHMPLYLSDWGGWPDAHWSEPLVFALFTITFNVVMTWVFNRTGESLPIALLLHVGVNNTISTLWADMYPGMTAGTMMQGLAIVSTVAAVVLVVATRGRLGYPGPSGPRSGGADHLPGSADARLVGSNDGTR; this is encoded by the coding sequence ATGACGAACCGAACCGATCACCACACGAACAGGACGGGCCGGCCGACCACCGGGCCCGACGACACGACGGGCCGGCCGACCACCGGAACCGACCACACCGCCGACCCGGGCCTCCGGGGCCTCGTGGCCCGCCACCCCCTGCTGTCCTTCGCCGTCCTGGCCCTCGGTCTGAGCTGGCTCGCGTGGGTGCCGTACATCCTCAGCCCGCACGGCCTCGGTGTGTGGGACCTGCACTTCCCGGAGTTCCTCGGGACCGCGCAGTTCACCGGGATCCTGCCCGGCGCACTCCTCGGCCCGCTCGGCAGCGCGTTCCTCGTGACCGCCCTCGCCGACGGCCGTCCGGGTCTGCGTCGCTGGGTGGGGCGGCTGTGGCGCTGGCGGGTGTCGTGGCGCTGGTACGCCCTGGCCCTCGTCGTGGTGCCCGCGCTGGTCGTCCTGACCGGGCTGCCGTTCGCCGGCGGGCAGGTGCAGGCACCGAGCGCGCTGGCCCTGCTCGCGCTCGTCCCCGGGCTGGTCGTCCAGGTGTTCTCGACGGGCCTGTCGGAGGAGCCCGGCTGGCGCGACTTCGCCCTCCCCCGTCTGCAGGAGCGCTTCGGCCCGCTCGGGTCGGCGGCGGTGCTCGGCCCGCTGTGGGCGCTGTGGCACATGCCGCTGTACCTCAGCGACTGGGGCGGCTGGCCGGACGCGCACTGGAGCGAGCCGCTCGTGTTCGCCCTCTTCACCATCACCTTCAACGTCGTGATGACCTGGGTCTTCAACCGCACCGGCGAGAGCCTGCCGATCGCCCTGCTGCTGCACGTCGGGGTGAACAACACCATCTCGACGCTGTGGGCGGACATGTACCCGGGGATGACCGCGGGCACGATGATGCAGGGCCTGGCGATCGTCTCGACGGTGGCCGCGGTCGTGCTGGTGGTCGCCACCCGCGGGCGGCTCGGCTACCCGGGACCGTCGGGACCCCGGTCGGGAGGCGCGGATCACCTGCCCGGGTCGGCCGACGCCCGCCTCGTAGGATCGAACGATGGCACCCGCTGA
- a CDS encoding sensor histidine kinase codes for MAPADPRAGRRTDVLVAALTAVVSLGLLLGLPPLDAADPDTLGAPVTAPPVGSVPWTVFALVLLAQSAVLLAARRAPRTVLLLVAALPLVPAIAVPQIDDLFGLTALPVVVAVVTTALRAPLVRTWPALVGAAVLVALGTGWHRVAVSSGPHGDEFAEAVRDGAGQGVLQALGAVGIPLVVALVVRSRREVRAARRAEAEARAVAADARTAEADARAAEASAAVREQDARVDAAVSRERAAMARELHDIAAHHLSGIALMSAVIDRQIDVDPAGAHEGVRQVREQSTAVLEDLRRLVGLLRDDSPAERAVETVTGVADLVERARYRSDVHLEVLPAPARAADDATARSATGDGTPPLADGVGPLAQLAAYRTVQEALANAALHAPGARVTVTVDDRDADQLTLRVVNTAPTAPASGSTAAGGNGLRGMRERADLVGARLQTGPTDDGGWAVTLVLGREPRSEAEAGR; via the coding sequence ATGGCACCCGCTGATCCCCGCGCCGGCCGGCGCACCGACGTCCTCGTCGCGGCCCTGACCGCGGTGGTGTCGCTCGGCCTGCTGCTCGGGCTGCCGCCCCTCGACGCCGCCGACCCGGACACGCTCGGCGCCCCGGTGACGGCCCCGCCGGTGGGCAGCGTGCCGTGGACCGTGTTCGCCCTCGTGCTCCTCGCCCAGTCCGCCGTGCTGCTCGCGGCACGACGGGCACCCCGGACCGTGCTGCTCCTCGTCGCGGCGCTCCCCCTGGTACCCGCGATCGCCGTACCGCAGATCGACGACCTGTTCGGGCTCACCGCGCTGCCGGTGGTCGTGGCGGTCGTCACCACCGCCCTCCGGGCCCCGCTGGTCCGCACCTGGCCGGCCCTCGTCGGCGCGGCCGTGCTCGTGGCCCTCGGCACCGGGTGGCACCGGGTCGCCGTCAGCAGTGGCCCCCACGGCGACGAGTTCGCCGAGGCGGTCCGTGACGGGGCCGGCCAGGGCGTGCTCCAGGCCCTCGGCGCCGTCGGCATCCCGCTCGTCGTCGCCCTGGTGGTCCGGTCCCGGCGCGAGGTCCGTGCCGCCCGCCGCGCGGAGGCCGAGGCCCGTGCGGTCGCCGCGGACGCCCGCACCGCCGAGGCCGACGCGCGTGCCGCCGAGGCCTCCGCGGCCGTCCGGGAGCAGGACGCCCGGGTCGACGCGGCCGTCTCCCGCGAGCGTGCCGCGATGGCCCGTGAGCTGCACGACATCGCCGCGCACCACCTGTCCGGGATCGCCCTCATGTCGGCGGTCATCGACCGGCAGATCGACGTCGACCCGGCCGGCGCGCACGAGGGCGTCCGCCAGGTCCGGGAGCAGAGCACCGCGGTGCTCGAGGACCTCCGCCGCCTGGTGGGGCTCCTCCGCGACGACTCCCCCGCCGAACGTGCCGTCGAGACCGTGACGGGCGTCGCCGACCTGGTCGAGCGCGCACGGTACCGTTCCGACGTGCACCTCGAGGTCCTGCCCGCCCCCGCCCGCGCGGCCGACGACGCGACCGCGAGGAGTGCGACCGGCGACGGGACACCACCGCTCGCCGACGGCGTCGGCCCGCTCGCGCAGCTCGCCGCCTACCGCACCGTCCAGGAGGCCCTCGCGAACGCCGCCCTGCACGCCCCCGGTGCGCGCGTGACCGTGACCGTGGACGACCGCGACGCCGACCAGCTGACGCTCCGCGTCGTGAACACGGCGCCCACCGCACCGGCGTCGGGGAGCACGGCAGCAGGCGGGAACGGCCTGCGTGGCATGCGTGAGCGAGCAGACCTGGTCGGGGCGCGCCTCCAGACCGGTCCGACCGACGACGGCGGCTGGGCGGTGACCCTCGTCCTGGGTCGCGAGCCCCGCTCCGAGGCGGAGGCGGGCCGGTGA